From a region of the Lactuca sativa cultivar Salinas chromosome 4, Lsat_Salinas_v11, whole genome shotgun sequence genome:
- the LOC111913800 gene encoding AP-2 complex subunit alpha-2-like — protein sequence MVKVSAYLLGEYSHLLARRPGCSPKDIFVIIHEKLPTVSTPTISILLSTYAKILMHSQPPDPELQNQIWAIFSKYETCIDTEIQQRAVQLFIFNSTLAKILNF from the exons ATGGTGAAG GTTAGCGCTTATCTGCTTGGAGAATACAGCCATCTTTTGGCCAGACGACCTGGGTGTAGCCCAAAGGACATTTTTGTCATTATACATGAGAAGCTTCCTACTGTATC GACTCCAACAATATCCATTCTTCTCTCAACATACGCAAAGATTTTGATGCACTCTCAACCACCAGATCCCGAATTACAAAACCAGATCTGGGCAATATTCAGCAA ATATGAAACATGCATTGATACTGAGATACAACAAAGAGCTGTACAGCTATTCATTTTCAATAGCacacttgcaaaaattttaaacttttaa